The DNA window AAGGCGGTCCATACAATGCAGGACCTTTTGTATCATAAGAGAGAAATCCATAAAAGAACCATCTCCATGTATCATTTCGCCTTGGGAAAATTATCCAATTGACAGGGTTATTTTTTCTTTCTGAATGGAATCCGAGGCTTTGATTTGAGTCCTAACAAACCCATTCGACCTTTTAATCTTATTCCATTATGGATCGCAGCAGGCTTTCTATTTTTGGCGTTATTATTTTTTCTATTTCGCAATTTCAGAAGAACAGGCCTGGACGAAAAGATCAGTGCGGGTAAACCGATCCATATACTTTTCCATGCTGTTGGAAATGATGATGTATATGAATTCGGATTTTTAGCCACCATCTTCCCTTCCCAAGAAAGAGTAGGCTTATTTTTCTTTCATCCGATCACTACATTCGAAGATCCGGAAGATAGTTTAGAACAAATTAAATCCAAGGCAACTTCTGCGGTAAAAGATGCCGTCCAGGACATCTTAGGTTCCAAACCGAATTATACGGTAAAGATAAACGCTTCTTCTTTTATTAAGATAGTAGATATCTTAGGTGGAGTGAATTTATACACTGATAATCGTACTAATAGAATTTCTCCTTCTTATGTACGAGAGCCCGGTTTATATTCTTATTCCGGAGAAGATGCATATGATTATGTTTCTTATATGGATAAGAAAGAAACCTTGGACTATCTGGATCGAATCAGCAGACAAGAAAGTGCGGTTTTATCCGTTTACGAAACCTTATACGAAAACAAAGAACTTCTGAATTCATTTTGGTCGGAGATGGTTTACAGTTTAATAGATTCCGATTTTTCAAAAGAGGATTTTTACACTCTTCTAAAATTTGCTACTTCTCATAGACTTGCATTCGGGATCACTGAACTTCCTGGAGAGCCTGCATTAGATCCTAAAACAAGACGTTTATTCTTAAAAGCGGATCCTGCCAGGGCTTCTGTAGCAGTCCGAAAATTTCATAAAGATGTATCTGCAGAAATTTTCACAGATGGAGAATATGCTAGAACAGAAGTATTGAACGGAACTGAGGTGGCAGGTCTTGCAAAAGATGTCAGAACTACTCTTGCGGACAAAAGGATCAAAGTCCTCTCCGTTGATAATGCCTGGACCAAAGATATTAAGAAAACGATTATTTTAGATCGTTCCGGGAATACAGCAGTGGCAGATAAAATTTCCTCCATATTAGAAAAAACAAAAGTATATCATGTATTAAGAAAGGATCTAGGACTGGACTCCACTGTTCTCTTAGGATCCGATATAGAGCCTAAAAAATAAATATGAGTCCTTCTCCTAAAAACACTTCGGAAAACACAATGGAAATCCTGAAAACCATCCATAAGATCATGCAGGATAAAAAATGCGAAGAGATCGCGGTTTTAAACCTGGAATCGGTGCATTCATACTTAAGTTTCTTTTTGATCTGCACTGTAAACTCCGCTGTACAAGCAAATGCAGTGGCAAGAGAGATCAAAAAGGCATTAAAAAGTTTTAAATTACCTCATAAGGAAACGGATAAAACAGGAACATCCGCTTCCTCCGGTTGGACATTACTGGACTATGGCGAATTTATAGTCCATATCATGACTCCGGAAAAAAGAGAATATTATAATCTAGACAGACTT is part of the Leptospira andrefontaineae genome and encodes:
- a CDS encoding LCP family protein, whose translation is MSPNKPIRPFNLIPLWIAAGFLFLALLFFLFRNFRRTGLDEKISAGKPIHILFHAVGNDDVYEFGFLATIFPSQERVGLFFFHPITTFEDPEDSLEQIKSKATSAVKDAVQDILGSKPNYTVKINASSFIKIVDILGGVNLYTDNRTNRISPSYVREPGLYSYSGEDAYDYVSYMDKKETLDYLDRISRQESAVLSVYETLYENKELLNSFWSEMVYSLIDSDFSKEDFYTLLKFATSHRLAFGITELPGEPALDPKTRRLFLKADPARASVAVRKFHKDVSAEIFTDGEYARTEVLNGTEVAGLAKDVRTTLADKRIKVLSVDNAWTKDIKKTIILDRSGNTAVADKISSILEKTKVYHVLRKDLGLDSTVLLGSDIEPKK
- the rsfS gene encoding ribosome silencing factor; translated protein: MSPSPKNTSENTMEILKTIHKIMQDKKCEEIAVLNLESVHSYLSFFLICTVNSAVQANAVAREIKKALKSFKLPHKETDKTGTSASSGWTLLDYGEFIVHIMTPEKREYYNLDRLWRDAERIELS